The following proteins are co-located in the Calliphora vicina chromosome 2, idCalVici1.1, whole genome shotgun sequence genome:
- the LOC135949819 gene encoding uncharacterized protein LOC135949819: MSAILATARQTVFISNLLKKPLNNIIIDLLKLNKNLSSSCSSKNDMENKKNYKTPHPPKDPPDNYNPSCVDHEALETPDFIPPAVFRQFTSTCEILGPGADKKGCYKNPEYYSYHRYSFAALQQTCLAIRAKKDDNIRCLYDYEQSDDETYSSDEDKK; this comes from the coding sequence ATGTCAGCAATTTTAGCCACCGCCCGGCAAAcggttttcatttcaaatttgttaaagaaacctttaaataatattatcatAGATTTGcttaaattgaacaaaaatctCTCATCATCATGTTCCAGTAAGAATGATATGGAAAACAAGAAGAATTACAAAACTCCCCATCCACCTAAAGATCCTCCTGACAACTACAATCCTTCTTGTGTGGATCATGAAGCCCTAGAGACACCTGATTTCATACCACCAGCTGTTTTTCGGCAATTCACTTCTACTTGTGAGATTTTGGGACCAGGGGCTGATAAAAAAGGTTGCTATAAAAATCCTGAATATTATTCGTATCATCGTTATTCATTTGCTGCCTTGCAGCAGACATGTTTGGCGATTCGTGCAAAGAAAGATGATAATATTCGTTGCTTATATGATTATGAGCAAAGTGATGATGAAACATATAGCAGCGATGAGGATAAGAAATAA
- the Crys gene encoding putative uncharacterized protein DDB_G0271606, giving the protein MKWFIACLCLSVLAGNIVRASYPALHALHFAQQKAALGQQDQQHSSSLEQQNSDSSELGNELGSTVTSSEDYDAHPQYSFAYDVRDSLTGDDKQQEEKRDGDVVQGQYSLIEPDGTRRVVEYTADDINGFNAVVSKQMLDEQQRLRASAAAGTSSSSRYNSIEVLQSQLQAHAIAEAQAQSAAYAEAQALAEAQVRAEAMAQSQQNSQAEQQARSQAETQARSQAQHLMEQFEQQYKQQQQQQLQQQQLQQQQLQLQAQQQLQRAQQQQQQQLLRTQLQQSQERLTNEQALLLSQSLPSQALGHSVHATVVSHPPTLLSRTPTGSVFAQARDISALKDIRDNTARLTIERTAQPQIVITQPASATVQASVIHSPLSLLDTASASALNGNGLRGSSLISTRITSNGRTTGNGNLLLNGNGRRTSEQLLEELESNELQNSLGRHSTATSSASIRILNGNGNGEESTLRNGNGNGNGNGHDNGNGNGNGNGNGNGNGLSHGSNGNDDSLELRLNAHNSNGLRNALRQQQTRRLQTIYTNGNGNGNGNGNGKALW; this is encoded by the exons ATGAAGTGG TTTATTGCTTGCTTGTGTTTGAGTGTGCTGGCTGGCAACATTGTCAGAGCTTCGTATCCAGCTCTGCACGCATTGCATTTTGCCCAACAGAAAGCGGCATTGGGTCAACAAGACCAGCAGCATTCCTCGTCGTTGGAACAACAAAACTCTGACTCATCGGAATTGGGAAATGAATTGGGCTCCACTGTTACCTCATCGGAAGATTATGATGCTCATCCTCAGTATAGTTTTGCTTATGATGTCAGAGATTCGTTGACCGGTGATGATAAGCAACAGGAAGAGAAGCGTGATGGTGATGTGGTACAAGGACAG TATTCCCTAATTGAACCCGATGGCACTCGCAGAGTGGTTGAATACACAGCCGATGATATCAATGGTTTCAATGctgtcgtttccaaacaaatgtTAGATGAACAACAACGTCTACGTGCCTCCGCTGCTGCTGGTACCTCCTCTTCTTCACGTTACAACAGCATTGAAGTCTTACAATCTCAACTGCAAGCTCATGCCATTGCCGAAGCTCAAGCCCAAAGTGCTGCCTACGCTGAAGCTCAAGCCTTAGCCGAAGCTCAAGTTAGAGCTGAAGCCATGGCTCAATCGCAACAGAATTCCCAGGCTGAACAACAGGCTAGATCTCAAGCTGAAACACAGGCACGCTCTCAGGCTCAACATTTGATGGAACAATTCGAACAGCAGTacaagcaacaacagcagcaacaattgcagcaacaacaattgcaACAGCAGCAATTACAATTGCAAGCCCAACAGCAATTACAACGTGcccaacagcagcaacaacaacaattattgCGCACCCAATTGCAACAATCCCAAGAACGTTTGACCAACGAACAAGCCTTACTACTCTCCCAATCTCTGCCCAGCCAAGCATTAGGACACAGTGTACACGCCACCGTAGTATCGCATCCACCAACTCTATTGTCACGCACTCCCACTGGCTCCGTATTTGCTCAGGCCCGCGATATTTCAGCTCTAAAGGACATACGCGACAATACAGCTCGCCTTACCATCGAACGTACCGCCCAGCCCCAGATTGTTATTACTCAACCTGCCAGTGCCACCGTTCAAGCTTCAGTCATACACTCTCCCTTGTCATTGTTGGACACAGCTAGTGCCAGTGCTTTGAATGGTAATGGTTTAAGAGGCAGTTCCTTGATCTCAACCAGAATTACCAGCAATGGTCGTACTACCGGCAATGGAAACTTGCTATTGAATGGTAATGGCAGACGCACCAGCGAACAATTGTTAGAAGAACTGGAGAGTAATGAATTGCAAAATTCCCTTGGCCGTCATTCAACTGCCACTAGCTCGGCCAGTATTAGAATCTTGAATGGTAATGGCAATGGTGAAGAAAGCACTCTTCGTAATGGCAATGGAAACGGTAATGGTAATGGACATGACAATGGTAACGGTAATGGTAATGGCAACGGTAATGGCAATGGCAACGGCCTCAGTCATGGCAGCAATGGCAACG ATGACAGTTTGGAATTGCGTTTGAATGCCCACAATAGCAACGGCTTAAGAAATGCCTTGCGTCAGCAACAAACCAGACGTTTGCAAACCATTTACACCAACGGTAATGGCAACGGCAATGGTAATGGTAACGGTAAAGCTTTATGGTAA